From a single Actinomycetota bacterium genomic region:
- the pstB gene encoding phosphate ABC transporter ATP-binding protein PstB, which translates to MVVTTTSGFFELAEVSVAYGSEMAVAGVTMQIPERAVTALIGPSGCGKSTLLRCLNRMNDELGDVTVGGTVLLDGRDIYGRGVDPVELRTRVGQVFQKPNPFPMSVYDNVAYGPRTHGLRARTELDAIVEESLKRAALWTEMKNALKKHAFELSGGQQQRLCIARALATTPEVLLMDEPASALDPISTQQIEDTIAQLKSSVTVVIVTHNMQQAARISDHTAFMLRESMDEPAKLVEMGETRVMFTHPGDKRTEAYITGRFG; encoded by the coding sequence ATGGTAGTCACAACCACCTCCGGTTTCTTCGAACTGGCCGAAGTCTCGGTCGCGTATGGTTCGGAGATGGCAGTCGCGGGGGTGACCATGCAGATTCCTGAGCGCGCTGTCACCGCACTCATTGGTCCTTCGGGATGCGGGAAGTCCACGTTGCTGCGGTGTCTGAACCGGATGAACGATGAACTCGGCGATGTGACCGTGGGCGGAACGGTCCTTCTTGATGGCCGCGATATCTATGGCCGCGGCGTCGATCCGGTCGAGCTGCGTACTAGAGTGGGTCAGGTGTTCCAGAAGCCCAACCCGTTCCCGATGTCGGTTTATGACAACGTGGCGTATGGGCCCAGGACGCATGGGTTGCGAGCGCGTACCGAGCTTGACGCTATCGTCGAGGAGTCGCTGAAGCGCGCTGCGCTCTGGACCGAGATGAAGAACGCGCTCAAGAAGCATGCGTTTGAGCTCTCGGGCGGGCAGCAGCAACGGCTCTGCATCGCCCGGGCCCTCGCAACCACGCCTGAGGTGCTCCTGATGGATGAGCCTGCGTCGGCACTCGACCCGATATCTACCCAGCAGATCGAGGACACGATCGCTCAGCTCAAGTCCTCGGTTACGGTCGTCATCGTCACGCACAACATGCAGCAGGCGGCGCGGATATCCGACCACACCGCCTTCATGCTGCGCGAGAGCATGGACGAACCCGCGAAGCTTGTCGAGATGGGCGAGACGCGTGTGATGTTCACACATCCCGGCGACAAGCGCACCGAGGCATACATCACCGGGCGGTTCGGATAG
- the pstA gene encoding phosphate ABC transporter permease PstA produces the protein MSRGRVRRARLYEAIAKAVLGTIAATTIGVAVALIGYIAFRGARFVSWGFLTEAPRKAMTEGGIYPVVLGTVYLVAWTAVLALPIGIMAGIYLAEFAPRTRMTRMIRLAIANMAGVPSIVYGLFGVALFVIQLGLGRSIISGAATLACLTLPVVITATEEALRQIPTDLRHAALALGASRLRTIGTVVLPAAAPGIMTGSILGLSRAAGETAPILFTAVAFFAPVANSPLDETMALPYHLYIMATQAVKQSPMMVWGTAFVLVAGISFINVIVATWRSRQRRRITW, from the coding sequence ATGAGCCGAGGAAGGGTGCGGCGCGCCCGCCTGTACGAGGCCATCGCGAAGGCGGTGCTTGGCACCATCGCGGCGACGACCATCGGCGTGGCCGTGGCGTTGATCGGATACATCGCCTTCCGGGGCGCGCGGTTCGTCTCGTGGGGATTCCTCACAGAGGCGCCACGGAAGGCGATGACCGAGGGCGGCATCTATCCCGTCGTCCTCGGCACGGTCTATCTGGTGGCGTGGACGGCGGTGCTCGCGCTGCCAATCGGCATCATGGCCGGCATCTACCTGGCGGAGTTCGCGCCCCGCACGAGGATGACGCGCATGATCAGACTGGCGATCGCCAATATGGCCGGCGTACCGTCGATCGTGTACGGCCTCTTCGGGGTGGCATTGTTCGTGATCCAGCTCGGGCTCGGGCGCTCGATCATCTCGGGTGCCGCCACGCTCGCGTGTCTGACGCTGCCGGTCGTGATCACGGCGACCGAGGAGGCTCTTCGGCAGATTCCCACCGACTTGCGCCACGCCGCCCTGGCGCTCGGCGCGTCCAGGTTGCGCACGATCGGAACGGTGGTCCTGCCCGCAGCCGCCCCAGGAATCATGACAGGGTCGATACTCGGTCTCTCTCGTGCCGCCGGGGAAACGGCCCCGATTCTGTTCACTGCAGTCGCGTTCTTTGCGCCCGTCGCGAACTCGCCGCTCGATGAAACGATGGCGCTCCCGTACCACCTCTACATCATGGCCACTCAGGCGGTGAAGCAGTCTCCGATGATGGTGTGGGGAACCGCATTCGTGCTCGTTGCTGGCATCAGTTTCATCAACGTCATCGTTGCCACGTGGCGTTCCAGGCAAAGGAGAAGGATCACATGGTAG
- a CDS encoding N-acetyltransferase family protein, translated as MTDALIRDACMADAQAIADIYNHYIEHSTATFDTEPKTAEERLSWLDAHGERYPVLVAEIDGRVVAWGSLTAWSPRPAYAPAVEVSTYVAPDAVGRGLGPQLMEELVECARRAGHRALLSQVVSENEHSLRVTERMGFERVGLLREVGLKFGRRLDVVILERLIDQGGLAERD; from the coding sequence TTGACCGATGCGCTGATCCGCGACGCGTGCATGGCGGACGCCCAGGCTATCGCCGACATCTACAACCACTACATCGAGCATTCGACGGCGACTTTCGATACGGAACCCAAGACCGCCGAGGAACGTCTTTCGTGGCTCGACGCGCACGGCGAGCGATACCCCGTGCTCGTCGCGGAGATTGACGGCCGCGTCGTGGCGTGGGGCTCACTTACCGCGTGGTCGCCGCGTCCGGCATATGCTCCCGCCGTCGAGGTCTCGACCTACGTGGCGCCCGACGCTGTAGGGCGAGGTCTCGGACCGCAGCTCATGGAGGAGCTTGTGGAGTGCGCAAGGCGCGCGGGACATCGCGCGCTGCTGAGCCAGGTCGTCTCCGAGAACGAGCATAGTCTCCGTGTGACCGAGCGGATGGGATTCGAACGCGTGGGCCTGCTCAGGGAGGTCGGCCTCAAGTTCGGACGTCGCCTGGATGTCGTGATCTTGGAGCGACTGATTGACCAAGGAGGTCTCGCGGAACGTG
- the pstC gene encoding phosphate ABC transporter permease subunit PstC: MTSTTSPVSQRRPGRLAHRRAAEAVVRALITASGWAAIVILAAIATYLFVSSYRALHEVGIVAMVSGDNWYPTSSNAQFGFLPSEVGSLWVTFVALLLCVPFGVGTAVYLSEFASSRVRELSKSIIEFMAAIPSVVLGLVGLALLVPFIKRTLGLDTGLTALAAGIMVGIMALPTIVSIAEDALHAVPGDLRRGSLALGNTRWQTTYKVVVPAASSGIFAAVMLGLGRAIGETMVVLMLAGNAGIIAGTPLLSVRTLPGTIAGELGEVVRGGLHYSVLFSMGMVLFVVTFLINLAADVVLERQRRRWRR; encoded by the coding sequence GTGACATCAACGACGTCTCCAGTTTCGCAACGGAGACCCGGCCGCCTGGCACATCGCCGGGCGGCCGAGGCCGTTGTTCGTGCGCTCATCACCGCGTCCGGTTGGGCGGCTATTGTCATCCTCGCGGCTATCGCCACGTACCTCTTCGTGAGCTCCTATCGAGCGCTTCACGAGGTCGGCATCGTGGCGATGGTTTCCGGTGACAACTGGTACCCGACGTCATCCAACGCGCAGTTCGGCTTCTTGCCTTCAGAGGTCGGCTCGCTGTGGGTGACTTTCGTTGCCCTGCTCCTGTGTGTCCCGTTCGGCGTGGGCACGGCGGTCTACCTCTCCGAGTTCGCCTCCTCGCGCGTGCGGGAACTGTCGAAGTCCATCATCGAGTTCATGGCCGCGATCCCCTCGGTCGTTCTCGGTCTCGTCGGTCTGGCGCTGCTCGTGCCCTTCATCAAGCGCACGCTGGGACTCGATACCGGACTCACTGCGCTTGCCGCGGGGATCATGGTCGGCATCATGGCTCTACCGACGATCGTCTCGATTGCCGAGGACGCGCTCCATGCCGTGCCGGGAGACCTGCGCCGTGGCTCGCTCGCGCTCGGCAACACACGCTGGCAGACCACGTACAAGGTTGTGGTTCCGGCTGCCTCCTCGGGTATCTTCGCGGCGGTCATGCTTGGTCTCGGCCGTGCGATCGGCGAGACGATGGTCGTGCTCATGCTCGCCGGCAACGCCGGCATCATTGCCGGCACGCCGCTCCTCTCCGTCCGCACGCTTCCCGGCACGATCGCGGGTGAGCTTGGCGAGGTGGTCAGAGGAGGACTGCACTACTCGGTGCTCTTCTCGATGGGGATGGTGCTGTTTGTGGTCACCTTCCTCATCAACCTTGCAGCCGACGTGGTTCTCGAACGTCAGCGGCGGAGGTGGCGCCGATGA
- a CDS encoding PstS family phosphate ABC transporter substrate-binding protein, whose product MKAKKWMSLALVTVLGLSVLGLTGCDNSSGTDSGTSTETGTTEELTGSINVEGSDTIVNTGQAWAEMFMEANPGVMISVKGGGSGAGIAALINGTVDFANASRDMKQEEIDQAKAAGVDPVEHVIAKDGISVAVNPANPVTNITIEQLGKIYRGEITNWKDVGGADKAIVLLSRDSSSGTYEYFKEAVVGKDAEYAKEAKLLSSNQAIVDEVKGNDAAIGYVGLGYAENAGSEIKVLSVEGITASVDTVLDGTYPLGRDLYIYSNGQPDGVMKAYLDWILGSEGQTIVADQGFVPLQ is encoded by the coding sequence GTGAAGGCTAAGAAGTGGATGTCACTCGCTTTGGTGACGGTCCTGGGGCTTTCCGTGCTGGGTCTCACCGGCTGCGATAACAGCAGCGGGACCGACTCGGGTACGAGCACCGAGACCGGAACGACCGAGGAGCTCACTGGCTCCATCAACGTCGAGGGCTCCGACACGATCGTCAATACGGGCCAGGCATGGGCCGAGATGTTCATGGAGGCGAACCCTGGCGTGATGATCTCGGTCAAAGGCGGTGGCTCCGGCGCGGGCATCGCGGCGCTAATCAACGGCACGGTGGACTTCGCGAACGCGTCTCGCGACATGAAGCAGGAGGAGATCGACCAGGCCAAGGCTGCGGGTGTCGACCCCGTCGAGCATGTCATCGCGAAGGACGGCATCTCGGTCGCCGTGAACCCGGCTAATCCGGTCACGAACATCACCATCGAGCAGCTTGGCAAGATCTACCGCGGCGAAATCACGAACTGGAAGGACGTCGGCGGCGCCGACAAGGCCATCGTGCTCCTTTCGCGTGACAGCTCCTCGGGTACGTACGAGTACTTCAAGGAGGCTGTCGTCGGCAAGGACGCCGAGTACGCCAAGGAGGCCAAGCTCCTATCCTCCAACCAGGCAATCGTCGATGAGGTCAAGGGCAACGACGCGGCCATCGGTTATGTCGGCCTCGGCTACGCCGAGAACGCCGGCTCCGAGATCAAAGTGCTGAGCGTCGAGGGCATCACCGCTTCGGTGGACACGGTGCTCGATGGAACCTACCCGCTCGGTCGCGATCTGTACATATACAGCAACGGTCAGCCTGACGGCGTCATGAAGGCCTACCTTGACTGGATCCTCGGTTCCGAGGGCCAGACGATCGTGGCCGACCAGGGTTTCGTCCCGCTCCAGTAG